In Arvicola amphibius chromosome 1, mArvAmp1.2, whole genome shotgun sequence, one DNA window encodes the following:
- the Clcf1 gene encoding cardiotrophin-like cytokine factor 1, with protein MDLRAGDSWGMLACLCTVLWHLPAVPALNRTGDPGPGPSIQKTYDLTRYLEHQLRSLAGTYLNYLGPPFNEPDFNPPRLGAETLPRATVNLEVWRSLNDKLRLTQNYEAYSHLLCYLRGLNRQAATAELRRSLAHFCTSLQGLLGSIAGVMAALGYPLPQPLPGTEPAWAPGPAHSDFLQKMDDFWLLKELQTWLWRSAKDFNRLKKKMQSPAASVTLHLEAHGF; from the exons GGGACTCGTGGGGGATGTTAGCTTGCCTATGCACAGTGCTGTGGCACCTCCCTGCAGTGCCAGCTCTTAATCGCACAGGAGATCCAGGGCCTGGCCCCTCCATCCAGAAAACCTATGACCTCACCCGCTACCTGGAGCACCAACTCCGCAGCTTGGCTGGGACCTAT CTGAACTACCTGGGGCCCCCTTTCAACGAGCCTGACTTCAATCCTCCTCGGTTGGGGGCAGAGACCCTGCCCAGGGCCACTGTCAACTTGGAAGTGTGGCGAAGCCTCAATGACAAACTGCGGCTGACCCAGAACTATGAGGCCTACAGCCACCTCCTGTGTTATTTGCGCGGCCTCAACCGTCAAGCTGCCACAGCTGAGCTGCGGCGCAGTCTGGCCCATTTCTGTACCAGTCTTCAGGGCCTGCTGGGCAGCATTGCAGGGGTCATGGCAGCTCTTGGCTACCCACTGCCCCAGCCTCTGCCAGGGACTGAGCCAGCCTGGGCCCCTGGCCCTGCCCACAGTGACTTCCTCCAAAAGATGGATGACTTCTGGCTGCTGAAGGAGCTGCAGACCTGGCTGTGGCGCTCAGCCAAGGACTTCAACCGGCTTAAGAAGAAGATGCAGTCTCCGGCAGCTTCGGTCACCCTGCACTTGGAGGCCCATGGCTTCTGA